The Streptomyces sp. NBC_00162 genome window below encodes:
- a CDS encoding gamma-glutamylcyclotransferase family protein — MTSVVRPQDPTAPLPFFVYGTLRPGEVNHDLFLRGRSVAEEPAGLPDAALYEGPGYPFAVDCPGSFVVGELITAAPGAYGELLSALDVLEEYGGPGRPGNVYDRIARDAVRPGGTPVRAWVYLASPLLARDLRESGTEIPGGDWLKRL, encoded by the coding sequence GTGACATCGGTCGTTCGGCCACAAGACCCGACCGCTCCGCTCCCGTTCTTCGTCTACGGGACGCTGCGCCCGGGCGAGGTCAACCACGACCTGTTCCTGCGCGGCCGAAGCGTCGCGGAGGAGCCCGCCGGCCTCCCGGACGCGGCCCTGTACGAAGGTCCCGGCTATCCCTTCGCGGTCGACTGCCCGGGTTCGTTCGTGGTCGGGGAGCTGATCACCGCGGCGCCGGGTGCGTACGGGGAGCTGCTGTCCGCCCTGGACGTGCTGGAGGAGTACGGGGGCCCGGGCCGCCCGGGGAACGTCTACGACCGGATCGCCCGCGATGCCGTGCGCCCCGGCGGCACCCCGGTCCGGGCCTGGGTCTACCTGGCGTCGCCGCTGCTCGCCCGTGACCTGCGGGAGTCGGGCACCGAGATACCGGGCGGGGACTGGCTCAAGCGGCTCTAG
- a CDS encoding sulfite exporter TauE/SafE family protein — MPDISTTMIIVLCVAAAAAGWIDAVVGGGGLLLLPALLLGLPNAHPATVLGTNKAVAIVGTTGAAVTYLRKTTVDVKLAVRIGLAALAGSMGGAALAGGISKDALRPLIMVVLVVVAAFVLFRPAFGTAPSASPVSRQRVLLAIGLAGLGIGFYDGLIGPGTGTFLVLALTALLHLDLVTASATAKIVNVCTNAGALAMFAYQGMVLWQLAALMAVFNLAGGMIGAGMALKKGSGFVRGVLLTVVGALVIKLGFEQWG; from the coding sequence GTGCCTGACATATCAACGACCATGATCATCGTGCTGTGCGTGGCCGCCGCGGCGGCCGGCTGGATCGACGCGGTGGTGGGCGGCGGCGGCCTGCTGCTCCTGCCCGCCCTGCTGCTCGGTCTGCCGAACGCCCACCCGGCCACCGTCCTCGGCACCAACAAGGCCGTCGCCATCGTCGGTACCACGGGCGCGGCCGTGACCTACCTCCGCAAGACCACGGTGGACGTGAAGCTCGCCGTCCGCATCGGCCTCGCCGCGCTCGCCGGCTCGATGGGCGGCGCCGCGCTGGCCGGTGGCATCAGCAAGGACGCGCTCCGCCCGCTGATCATGGTGGTGCTGGTGGTGGTCGCCGCCTTCGTGCTGTTCCGGCCCGCCTTCGGCACCGCCCCGAGCGCCTCGCCCGTCAGCCGGCAGCGGGTGCTGCTCGCCATCGGCCTCGCCGGGCTCGGCATCGGCTTCTACGACGGTCTCATCGGGCCGGGCACCGGCACCTTCCTGGTGCTCGCGCTCACCGCACTGCTCCACCTCGACCTGGTCACCGCCTCCGCGACCGCCAAGATCGTCAACGTCTGCACGAACGCCGGGGCGCTCGCGATGTTCGCGTACCAGGGCATGGTGCTGTGGCAGCTGGCCGCGCTGATGGCGGTGTTCAACCTGGCCGGCGGCATGATCGGCGCCGGCATGGCCCTCAAGAAGGGCAGCGGCTTCGTCCGCGGCGTCCTGCTGACGGTGGTGGGCGCGCTGGTCATCAAGCTCGGCTTCGAGCAGTGGGGCTGA
- a CDS encoding sensor histidine kinase: MKAVLTRYRHLLRALGLRWKISILLAVGCSLVAVAIGLLIHEARARQIADAARVSATNQLISVRKVYELTGRLDADKVGEADARIDCPELPAPLRTAALAGERTTYLDMSGPHPAVWAARPVGGAHVLSVRLSLTDDREELAELDRGLVAYGVVVVALAAVGGALIASRLSRELRTAAETARRISAGELDARIGLSGVPGTRDEVAELSSAVDTMAASLQQRLEAEQRFTADVAHELRTPLTGLHTAAELLPPGRPTELVRDRVAALRTLTEDLLEVARLDANREEPQLEAHRLGPLVESITRRSGVTAQVVGASGAAGASGASGASGTEAAGTAEAAYVRTDVRRFERILTNLLANARRHGGEPVTVTVSGTTVTVRDRGPGFPEKLLREGPQRFLTGAAERGQGAGLGLTIALGQAQVIGARVTLENLPPSGALATVVLPPA; this comes from the coding sequence GTGAAGGCCGTCCTGACCCGCTACCGGCATCTGCTGCGGGCCCTCGGCCTGCGCTGGAAGATCTCCATCCTGCTCGCCGTCGGCTGCTCGCTCGTCGCGGTCGCCATCGGGCTGCTGATCCACGAGGCACGCGCGCGGCAGATCGCCGACGCGGCGCGGGTGAGCGCCACCAACCAGCTGATCAGCGTGCGGAAGGTGTACGAGCTGACCGGCCGGCTCGACGCCGACAAGGTCGGCGAGGCCGATGCCCGGATCGACTGCCCGGAGCTGCCGGCCCCGCTGCGGACGGCGGCCCTCGCCGGGGAGCGCACCACCTACCTGGACATGTCCGGGCCGCACCCGGCGGTCTGGGCCGCCCGGCCGGTCGGCGGGGCGCACGTGCTGTCCGTACGGCTGTCGCTGACCGACGACCGCGAGGAGCTGGCCGAGCTGGACCGCGGGCTCGTGGCGTACGGGGTGGTGGTCGTGGCGCTCGCGGCGGTCGGCGGGGCGCTGATCGCCAGCCGGCTGAGCAGGGAGCTGCGGACGGCGGCGGAGACGGCCCGCCGGATCAGCGCGGGCGAACTGGACGCGCGGATCGGGCTGTCCGGGGTGCCGGGGACGCGGGACGAGGTCGCCGAACTCTCCTCGGCGGTCGACACGATGGCCGCCAGCCTGCAGCAGCGCCTGGAGGCAGAACAGCGGTTCACGGCGGATGTGGCGCACGAGCTGAGGACCCCGCTGACGGGTCTGCACACCGCGGCCGAACTGCTGCCGCCCGGGCGTCCGACGGAGCTCGTACGGGACCGGGTCGCGGCGCTGCGGACCCTGACCGAGGACCTGCTGGAGGTGGCCCGGCTCGACGCCAACCGGGAGGAGCCGCAGCTGGAGGCGCACCGGCTGGGGCCGCTGGTGGAGTCGATCACGCGGCGCTCGGGGGTGACGGCGCAGGTGGTGGGCGCGTCCGGGGCGGCTGGGGCGTCCGGTGCTTCCGGTGCTTCCGGTACGGAGGCGGCAGGCACGGCGGAGGCGGCGTACGTCCGCACCGATGTACGGCGCTTCGAGCGCATCCTGACGAACCTGCTGGCCAACGCGCGGCGGCACGGCGGGGAGCCGGTCACCGTGACCGTGTCCGGGACCACGGTGACGGTCCGGGACCGGGGGCCGGGCTTCCCGGAGAAGCTGCTGCGCGAGGGACCGCAGCGGTTCCTGACCGGCGCCGCCGAGCGCGGCCAGGGCGCGGGGCTCGGCCTGACCATCGCCCTCGGCCAGGCGCAGGTGATCGGCGCCCGGGTCACCCTCGAGAACCTGCCGCCTTCGGGAGCCTTGGCCACGGTGGTGCTTCCGCCGGCCTGA
- a CDS encoding class F sortase, with protein sequence MGGDFRGARHGGLVALAACVGVWLVTSGSREPVGPPLPSPAEALTAAGATGPGIAPLPGSPPTRIRIPSIRVDAPLTGLGLQPGGSLEAPPPDRRDLAGWYRDGTTPGATGTAVIAGHVDDAAGPGVFYHLGALHRGAGVEIRRADGRTAVFTVHAVEVYDAKAFPDTRVYGPSARAELRVITCGGGFSPRTGYRGNVVVFAHLTGTY encoded by the coding sequence ATGGGTGGCGATTTCCGCGGAGCCCGCCACGGAGGCCTCGTGGCCCTCGCCGCCTGTGTCGGCGTCTGGCTCGTGACCAGCGGCTCCCGCGAGCCCGTCGGGCCGCCGCTGCCCTCCCCCGCCGAGGCCCTGACGGCCGCCGGCGCCACGGGCCCGGGCATCGCGCCGCTCCCCGGATCGCCGCCCACGCGGATCCGGATCCCCTCCATCCGGGTCGACGCCCCGCTGACCGGGCTCGGCCTGCAGCCGGGCGGCAGCCTCGAAGCGCCCCCGCCCGACCGGCGGGACCTGGCCGGCTGGTACCGCGACGGGACCACCCCGGGCGCCACCGGCACGGCTGTCATCGCGGGGCACGTGGACGACGCCGCCGGGCCGGGGGTCTTCTACCACCTGGGCGCCCTGCACCGCGGGGCCGGCGTCGAGATCCGGCGCGCGGACGGCCGTACCGCCGTGTTCACGGTCCACGCGGTCGAGGTCTACGACGCCAAGGCCTTTCCCGACACGCGTGTGTACGGCCCTTCGGCGCGCGCCGAGCTGCGGGTGATCACCTGCGGCGGCGGCTTCTCGCCGCGTACGGGCTACCGGGGCAACGTGGTCGTCTTCGCCCACCTCACCGGGACGTACTGA
- the dnaG gene encoding DNA primase has protein sequence MAGRINDDDVKAVRDAVPIDAVVSDYLQLRNAGGGNLKGLCPFHDEKSPSFQVSPSKGLYHCFGCQAGGDTLDFIMKIDHLSFSEAVERLAGQAGITLRYEEGGYTAGTSGRGERIRLVEAHKAAAQFYVDQLDSPEAEIGRKFLAERGFDQGAAAHFSVGYSPAGWDHLTRFLRGKGFSDKELITSGLAQDSRSGKPIDRFRGRLMWPIRDISGEVVGFGARKLRDDDNGPKYLNTPETAIYKKSQVLYGIDLAKKEIAKTSRAVVVEGYTDVMACHMAGVTTAIATCGTAFGGDHIKILRRLLMDNATAEVIFTFDGDAAGQKAALRAFEDDQKFAAETSIAITPGGMDPCDLRLAQGDAAVAGLVDSRTPLFEFALRHIVARHNLENPAGRAAALDEAAPVVAHIKNIAIQHESAVQLAGMLGIRDEQFVVKRVAQLARWARDRGNQPQQQGRGRPSYEAAAAPAAQPGGGPALNLRSPAHRTERELLKLALQRPALVSPAFDAYGGDEFTAPPYAAVRQAIQEAGGASLGTEDYLVRVRDAAPNDTVRALVTELAVEAIHAKTVDEVYAGVQLVQVRLRAVDRRVHEIQGTLSRLGPQAPPEQLAAVQEELWVLQQYGQRLRNRGAEGL, from the coding sequence GTGGCAGGACGGATCAACGACGACGACGTGAAGGCGGTACGGGACGCGGTCCCGATCGACGCCGTGGTCTCCGACTACCTCCAGCTGCGCAACGCGGGCGGCGGCAACCTCAAGGGCCTGTGCCCCTTCCACGACGAGAAGTCCCCGTCCTTCCAGGTCAGCCCCAGCAAGGGTCTCTACCACTGCTTCGGCTGCCAGGCGGGCGGGGACACCCTCGACTTCATCATGAAGATCGACCACCTCTCCTTCTCGGAGGCGGTCGAGCGCCTCGCAGGCCAGGCCGGCATCACCCTGCGGTACGAGGAGGGCGGCTACACCGCCGGCACCAGCGGCCGCGGTGAGCGCATCCGGCTGGTCGAGGCGCACAAGGCGGCCGCCCAGTTCTACGTCGACCAGCTGGACAGCCCCGAGGCGGAGATCGGCCGCAAGTTCCTGGCCGAGCGGGGCTTCGACCAGGGGGCGGCCGCGCACTTCAGCGTGGGCTACAGCCCGGCCGGCTGGGACCACCTGACCCGATTCCTGCGCGGCAAGGGCTTCAGCGACAAGGAGCTGATCACCTCCGGGCTCGCCCAGGACAGCCGCAGCGGCAAGCCCATCGACCGCTTCCGCGGCCGGCTGATGTGGCCGATCCGCGACATCAGCGGCGAGGTGGTCGGCTTCGGCGCCCGCAAGCTGCGCGACGACGACAACGGCCCCAAGTACCTGAACACGCCCGAGACGGCGATCTACAAGAAGTCCCAGGTCCTGTACGGCATCGACCTGGCGAAGAAGGAGATCGCGAAGACCTCGCGGGCCGTGGTGGTCGAGGGCTACACGGACGTGATGGCCTGCCACATGGCCGGGGTCACCACCGCGATCGCCACCTGCGGCACGGCCTTCGGCGGGGACCACATCAAGATCCTCCGGCGGCTGCTGATGGACAACGCCACCGCCGAGGTGATCTTCACCTTCGACGGCGACGCGGCCGGCCAGAAGGCGGCGCTGCGGGCCTTCGAGGACGACCAGAAGTTCGCCGCCGAGACCTCGATCGCGATCACCCCGGGCGGAATGGACCCCTGCGACCTGCGCCTGGCACAGGGGGACGCGGCCGTTGCCGGGCTCGTGGACTCCCGGACCCCGCTCTTCGAGTTCGCGCTGCGGCACATCGTCGCCCGGCACAACCTGGAGAACCCGGCGGGCCGGGCGGCGGCGCTGGACGAGGCCGCTCCGGTCGTCGCCCACATCAAGAACATCGCGATCCAGCACGAGTCCGCCGTGCAGCTCGCGGGAATGCTCGGCATCCGCGACGAACAGTTCGTGGTCAAGCGCGTCGCGCAGCTCGCGCGCTGGGCCCGCGACCGCGGCAACCAGCCCCAGCAGCAGGGCAGGGGCCGCCCGTCCTACGAGGCCGCCGCCGCGCCCGCCGCCCAGCCGGGGGGCGGCCCCGCGCTGAACCTGCGCAGCCCGGCCCACCGCACCGAGCGCGAGCTGCTGAAGCTGGCCCTCCAGCGCCCGGCCCTGGTCTCCCCGGCGTTCGACGCGTACGGGGGCGACGAGTTCACCGCCCCGCCCTACGCGGCCGTGCGCCAGGCCATCCAGGAGGCCGGCGGCGCCTCGCTCGGTACCGAGGACTATCTGGTCCGCGTACGTGACGCGGCCCCCAACGACACCGTCCGCGCGCTCGTCACGGAGCTGGCGGTCGAGGCCATCCACGCGAAGACGGTGGACGAGGTCTACGCGGGGGTGCAGCTTGTCCAGGTGCGGCTGCGCGCCGTCGACCGCCGGGTCCACGAGATCCAGGGCACGCTGTCCCGGCTGGGCCCGCAGGCCCCGCCGGAGCAACTGGCCGCGGTCCAGGAGGAGCTGTGGGTGCTCCAGCAGTACGGCCAGCGGCTGCGCAACCGCGGCGCCGAGGGCCTCTAG